Proteins encoded within one genomic window of Prauserella marina:
- a CDS encoding hemolysin family protein, with amino-acid sequence MIILNIFIGILVVLLLTAATGYFVAQEFAYMAVDRSRLKARAADGDKGAQRALRITKRTSFMLSGAQLGITVTGLLVGYVAEPLIGAGIGELLGGVGLSTGVGIAIGTVLALLFSTIVQMVFGELFPKNLSISKPEPVARWLAWSTNVYLAAFGWLITLFDHASNLLLKLVRIEPVHDVEHAATPRDLEHIVAESRDSGDLSGEMSTLLDRVLDLHDRSAEHAMIPRPKVATVSGARPVSDVVELMATGHSRYPVLGDGIDDVRGIVCLRDVLTLDAEQRRERLISDIARDAVLVPSSLPLRQVLIQLKEAGEQLACVVDEYGGLAGVVTVEDIAEELIGEIADEHDPAGEHATRLDDGGWLLRGTVHIDEVERLLGHDLPHGDYETVGGLVITELGTLPQPGDAVTVALPRSPGTPDEQPDYELAITVGAVDRHVPASVRVRLQPSGAVRGEEAGA; translated from the coding sequence ATGATCATCCTCAATATTTTCATCGGCATTCTCGTCGTCCTGCTGCTCACCGCGGCGACCGGCTATTTCGTGGCCCAGGAATTCGCCTACATGGCCGTCGACCGGTCCCGGCTGAAGGCCCGCGCGGCCGACGGTGACAAGGGAGCACAGCGGGCCCTGCGGATCACCAAGCGAACGTCGTTCATGCTTTCCGGTGCCCAGCTCGGCATCACCGTCACCGGACTGCTCGTCGGCTACGTCGCCGAACCGCTCATCGGCGCCGGAATCGGAGAACTGCTCGGCGGTGTCGGGCTTTCCACCGGCGTCGGAATCGCCATCGGCACCGTGCTCGCCTTGTTGTTCTCCACCATCGTGCAGATGGTGTTCGGGGAGTTGTTCCCCAAGAACCTCTCGATCTCGAAGCCCGAACCGGTCGCGCGCTGGCTGGCCTGGTCGACCAACGTCTACCTCGCCGCGTTCGGCTGGCTCATCACTCTGTTCGATCACGCGTCCAACCTGCTGCTCAAACTCGTGCGCATCGAACCGGTGCACGACGTCGAGCACGCGGCGACCCCGCGCGACCTCGAACACATCGTCGCGGAGTCGCGAGACAGCGGCGATCTCTCCGGGGAGATGTCCACGCTGTTGGACCGGGTGCTGGATCTGCACGACCGCAGCGCCGAGCACGCCATGATCCCCCGGCCGAAGGTGGCCACGGTCTCCGGCGCCCGGCCGGTCTCCGACGTGGTCGAGCTGATGGCGACGGGCCATTCACGGTATCCGGTACTCGGCGACGGCATCGACGACGTCCGCGGCATCGTGTGCCTGCGCGACGTGCTCACGCTCGACGCGGAACAACGCAGGGAGCGGCTCATCTCCGACATCGCCCGCGACGCGGTGCTCGTGCCGTCGTCGCTGCCATTGCGACAGGTGCTGATCCAGCTCAAGGAGGCTGGCGAGCAACTCGCCTGTGTCGTGGACGAATACGGCGGGCTGGCCGGAGTCGTCACCGTCGAGGACATCGCGGAGGAACTCATCGGCGAGATCGCCGACGAGCACGACCCGGCGGGCGAGCACGCGACCCGGCTCGACGACGGCGGCTGGCTGCTGCGCGGCACCGTGCACATCGACGAGGTCGAGCGCCTGCTCGGCCACGACCTGCCGCACGGCGACTACGAAACCGTCGGCGGCCTGGTGATCACCGAACTCGGCACTCTTCCGCAGCCGGGTGACGCGGTGACGGTGGCTCTGCCCCGCTCGCCGGGAACGCCGGACGAGCAACCGGACTACGAGCTGGCGATCACGGTGGGAGCGGTCGACCGGCATGTGCCGGCCAGCGTCCGGGTCCGGCTCCAGCCCTCCGGGGCCGTCCGCGGTGAGGAGGCCGGAGCATGA
- a CDS encoding LLM class flavin-dependent oxidoreductase, whose protein sequence is MSRTLHLNVFIHGRGHHEAAWRHPRAGSAPLTDIGFYEQIAAIAERGRFDSVFFADHLAIGSEVRHAARGALEPLTLLAALARATEHIGLIATASSTYTEPYNLARQFASIDHISGGRAGWNIVTSWLKATSANFGDSAQLGHDERYDRAFEYLDVVTKLWDSWADDAHVDDRHSGTYVDADRVRAIRHSGRYYQVAGALNVPRSPQGRPLLVQAGSSDKGRQFAATYAEAVFTAHLEKATAVEFSTDLKARAAALGRDPGHVLVLPGLSPAIGSTEAEAAALWDELNALTVPEVGLGHLSARFGGADLSHLSLDERLSPGDLPDPANVEGAQSRAELIHRLVASERPTLRALLHKLAGGRGHYITAGTPEQIADVIEDWFRSGAADGFNVMPPILPAVLTDFVEQVVPILQRRGLFRREYTESTLRGHYGLSRPENRFFPAGR, encoded by the coding sequence ATGTCGCGCACCTTGCATCTCAACGTCTTCATCCACGGCAGAGGACACCACGAGGCGGCGTGGCGGCATCCGAGAGCCGGTTCGGCCCCGCTCACCGACATCGGCTTCTACGAGCAGATCGCGGCCATCGCGGAGCGGGGCAGGTTCGACTCGGTGTTCTTCGCCGATCATCTCGCGATCGGCTCCGAGGTGCGGCACGCCGCCCGGGGCGCGCTCGAACCGCTGACCCTGCTCGCCGCCCTCGCGCGGGCGACCGAGCACATCGGACTGATCGCGACCGCGTCCAGCACCTACACCGAGCCCTACAACCTGGCACGGCAGTTCGCCTCGATCGATCACATCAGCGGCGGCAGGGCAGGCTGGAACATCGTGACGTCCTGGCTGAAGGCCACCTCGGCCAACTTCGGTGACAGCGCGCAACTCGGCCACGACGAGCGCTACGACAGGGCGTTCGAGTATCTGGACGTGGTGACGAAACTGTGGGACAGCTGGGCCGACGACGCCCACGTCGACGACAGGCACTCGGGAACCTACGTCGACGCCGACCGGGTACGCGCCATCCGGCACTCCGGCCGCTACTACCAGGTGGCCGGGGCGCTGAACGTGCCGCGCTCACCGCAGGGCAGGCCGCTGCTGGTGCAGGCGGGTTCCTCCGACAAAGGCAGGCAGTTCGCGGCGACGTACGCGGAAGCGGTGTTCACCGCCCACCTTGAGAAAGCGACGGCGGTGGAGTTCAGCACCGATCTCAAGGCCAGGGCCGCGGCACTCGGCAGGGACCCCGGGCACGTCCTCGTGCTGCCGGGGCTGAGCCCCGCCATCGGCTCCACCGAGGCCGAGGCGGCGGCGCTGTGGGACGAGCTCAACGCGCTCACGGTGCCCGAGGTCGGTTTGGGGCACCTTTCGGCGAGGTTCGGCGGCGCGGACCTTTCCCATCTCAGCCTCGACGAGCGCCTCTCCCCCGGCGACCTGCCCGATCCGGCGAACGTCGAGGGCGCGCAGAGCCGCGCGGAACTGATCCACCGGCTCGTGGCCAGCGAGCGGCCGACCCTGCGCGCGTTGTTGCACAAACTGGCGGGAGGAAGGGGGCACTACATCACGGCGGGAACCCCCGAGCAGATCGCCGACGTGATCGAGGACTGGTTCCGCTCTGGCGCGGCGGACGGGTTCAACGTGATGCCGCCCATCCTGCCCGCGGTGCTGACCGACTTCGTCGAGCAGGTGGTTCCGATCCTGCAACGCCGTGGCCTCTTTCGCAGGGAGTACACGGAGAGCACCCTGCGCGGTCACTACGGCCTTTCGCGCCCGGAGAACCGCTTCTTCCCCGCCGGAAGGTAA
- the mftD gene encoding pre-mycofactocin synthase MftD (MftD, an enzyme found in the mycofactocin biosynthesis locus, performs an oxidative deamination of 3-amino-5-[(p-hydroxyphenyl)methyl]-4,4-dimethyl-2-pyrrolidinone (AHDP). The resulting compound, now called pre-mycofactocin (PMFT), is a biologically active redox cofactor that can oxidize the non-exchangeable NADH of TIGR03971 family SDR-type oxidoreductases.), translating to MSNGWFETVAEAQRRAKRRLPRSVYGALVAGSERGQTIEDNMGAFAELGFAPHVAGLSDQRDLATTVMGQPVSMPVLISPTGVQAVHPEGEVAVARAAAARGVAMGLSSFASKSVEEVAAANPQTFFQMYWVGSRDVLVQRMERAKAAGAVGLIMTLDWSFSNGRDWGSPNIPEKMDFKTMVKFAPEGVTRPKWLWDFAKTRRLPDLTTPNLTPPGGTAPTFFGAYGEWIQTPLPTWDDVAWLRQQWDGPFMLKGVTRVDDAKRAVDAGVSAISVSNHGGNNLDGTPATIRALPPIADAVGEQIEVLLDGGVRRGSDVVKALALGAKAVMIGRAYLWGLAANGQAGVENVLDILRGGIDSAVLGLGLTSVHDISRGDVVIPPGFIRELGVHEAAEL from the coding sequence ATGTCCAACGGGTGGTTCGAGACGGTGGCCGAGGCGCAGCGCAGGGCGAAGCGGCGACTGCCGAGGTCGGTGTACGGGGCGCTGGTGGCAGGCTCCGAACGGGGACAGACCATCGAGGACAACATGGGCGCCTTCGCCGAACTCGGCTTCGCGCCGCACGTCGCCGGTCTTTCCGACCAACGCGATCTCGCGACCACCGTCATGGGGCAGCCGGTTTCCATGCCGGTGCTGATCTCCCCTACCGGAGTGCAAGCCGTGCATCCCGAAGGCGAGGTCGCCGTCGCCAGAGCCGCCGCTGCCCGCGGCGTGGCGATGGGCCTGAGTTCCTTCGCCAGCAAATCGGTCGAGGAGGTCGCCGCCGCCAACCCGCAGACCTTCTTCCAGATGTACTGGGTGGGCTCCCGCGACGTGCTCGTGCAGCGCATGGAACGCGCCAAGGCGGCAGGTGCCGTCGGCCTGATCATGACGCTGGACTGGTCCTTCTCCAATGGAAGGGACTGGGGCAGCCCCAACATTCCGGAGAAGATGGACTTCAAGACCATGGTCAAGTTCGCGCCGGAGGGCGTGACGAGGCCGAAATGGTTGTGGGATTTCGCCAAGACGCGCAGGCTTCCCGACCTGACCACCCCCAACCTGACGCCGCCAGGCGGCACCGCCCCCACGTTCTTCGGCGCCTACGGCGAGTGGATCCAGACCCCGCTGCCGACCTGGGACGACGTGGCGTGGTTGCGGCAGCAGTGGGACGGGCCGTTCATGCTCAAAGGCGTCACCAGGGTCGACGACGCCAAACGCGCGGTCGACGCCGGGGTGTCCGCGATCTCGGTGTCGAACCACGGCGGCAACAACCTCGACGGGACCCCCGCCACGATCAGGGCGCTGCCGCCGATCGCCGACGCGGTGGGCGAGCAGATCGAGGTACTGCTCGACGGCGGTGTCCGCCGCGGCAGCGACGTGGTCAAGGCACTGGCTTTGGGCGCGAAGGCGGTGATGATCGGCAGGGCCTATCTGTGGGGTCTCGCCGCCAACGGGCAGGCCGGTGTCGAGAACGTGCTCGACATCCTCCGCGGCGGCATCGACTCCGCGGTACTCGGCCTCGGCCTGACCTCGGTGCACGACATCTCACGGGGCGACGTCGTGATTCCCCCCGGCTTCATCCGCGAGCTCGGCGTTCACGAGGCCGCCGAGCTCTGA
- a CDS encoding catalase, whose translation MTREHTNLTTTDAGIPVESDEHSLTVGPGGPILLQDSYLIEQMAQFNRERVPERQPHAKGSGAFGRFEVTDDVSAYTKAALFQPGTKTELVIRFSTVAGERGSPDTWRDPRGFAIKFYTSEGTYDMVGNNTPVFFVKDPLKFQHFIRSQKRRADNNLRDHDMQWDFWTLSPESAHQVTWLMGDRGIPRTWRHMNGYSSHTYLWINAAGERFWVKYHFKTDQGIEHFTQDEADQMASADTDYHTRDLFEAIERGEYPTWTLYMQIMPFDDAPGYRFNPFDLTKVWPHSDYPLIRVGRMTLDRNPTDYHTEIEQAAFEPNNLVPGIGPSPDRMLLGRLFSYADAHRYRIGPNYKQLPVNASTSPVNSYSKDGPMRYEKVSDPVYAPNSKGGPAADTERYGLPPSWYTDGAIMRSAYVSHDEDDDWGQAGTLVREVLDDAARDRLVHNVVGHLLNNVTEPVLRRAFEYWRKVDGRIGERIESGVRAKQDERDPKAAEQANPARSDMQAKA comes from the coding sequence GTGACACGGGAACACACGAACCTCACCACCACAGACGCCGGCATCCCCGTGGAGAGCGACGAGCACTCGCTCACCGTCGGTCCTGGCGGGCCGATTCTTCTGCAAGACAGCTATCTCATCGAGCAGATGGCCCAGTTCAACAGGGAGCGGGTGCCCGAGCGGCAACCGCACGCCAAAGGCAGTGGCGCGTTCGGAAGGTTCGAGGTGACCGATGACGTCAGCGCCTACACGAAGGCGGCGTTGTTCCAGCCGGGCACGAAGACCGAACTGGTGATCCGGTTCTCCACGGTCGCCGGTGAGCGCGGCAGTCCCGACACCTGGCGCGACCCTCGCGGATTCGCGATCAAGTTCTACACCTCCGAAGGCACCTACGACATGGTCGGCAACAACACCCCGGTGTTCTTCGTGAAGGATCCGCTCAAGTTCCAGCATTTCATCAGGTCCCAGAAACGCAGGGCCGACAACAACCTTCGCGACCACGACATGCAATGGGACTTCTGGACGTTGTCCCCCGAGTCGGCGCACCAGGTGACGTGGCTGATGGGTGACAGGGGGATTCCACGCACGTGGCGGCACATGAACGGCTACAGCTCGCACACCTACCTGTGGATCAACGCGGCCGGTGAGCGGTTCTGGGTCAAGTACCACTTCAAGACCGATCAGGGCATCGAGCACTTCACCCAGGACGAGGCCGACCAGATGGCCTCGGCCGACACCGACTACCACACCAGGGATCTCTTCGAGGCGATCGAACGCGGCGAGTATCCGACGTGGACGCTCTACATGCAGATCATGCCGTTCGACGACGCTCCCGGATACCGGTTCAATCCGTTCGACCTGACGAAGGTGTGGCCGCATTCGGACTACCCGCTGATCAGGGTCGGCAGGATGACGCTCGACCGCAATCCCACCGACTATCACACCGAGATCGAGCAGGCCGCGTTCGAGCCGAACAACCTGGTTCCCGGCATCGGGCCGAGTCCGGACCGGATGCTGCTCGGCAGGCTGTTCTCCTACGCCGACGCCCACCGCTACCGCATCGGTCCCAACTACAAGCAGTTGCCGGTCAACGCGTCGACCTCGCCGGTCAACAGCTACAGCAAGGACGGCCCGATGCGGTACGAGAAGGTCAGCGACCCGGTGTACGCGCCGAACTCCAAGGGCGGGCCGGCCGCTGACACGGAACGTTACGGGCTGCCGCCCAGCTGGTACACCGACGGCGCGATCATGCGCAGCGCCTACGTCTCCCACGACGAGGACGACGACTGGGGCCAGGCAGGCACGCTGGTCCGCGAGGTCTTGGACGACGCGGCGAGGGATCGGCTCGTGCACAACGTGGTCGGTCACCTGCTGAACAACGTCACGGAGCCGGTGTTGCGACGAGCCTTCGAGTACTGGCGCAAGGTCGACGGCCGCATCGGCGAGCGGATCGAGAGCGGTGTGCGCGCGAAACAGGACGAACGAGACCCGAAAGCCGCCGAGCAGGCCAACCCGGCCAGGAGCGACATGCAGGCGAAGGCCTGA
- a CDS encoding 2-keto-4-pentenoate hydratase, which yields MTGTEDELAAALDRAATSGTAIPAPSSDGTGLPLELAYRVQHRVVALRLARGERAVGVKLGFTSEAKMAQMGVSEIIAGRLTDAMWFGDGERVELGGFIHPRIEPEVAFRLGEDVDLAGARSGAADIGDAVDAVAAGMEIIDSRYSGFRFGLSDVVADNTSAAGFVLGPWCSPDTEAGSRAVSLSVDGTVTATGSTAAILGHPLNALRALVPLAAKRGFTLPAGSIVLAGAATAATPLTASVVTARIEGLGEVSLTATGGGTGGGDE from the coding sequence ATGACCGGCACAGAGGACGAACTGGCTGCCGCGCTCGACAGGGCCGCGACCAGCGGGACCGCCATTCCCGCGCCGAGCTCCGATGGCACCGGACTGCCGCTGGAGCTGGCCTATCGCGTGCAGCACAGGGTGGTCGCGCTGCGGCTGGCTCGCGGGGAGCGGGCCGTTGGCGTCAAGCTGGGCTTCACCAGTGAGGCGAAGATGGCGCAGATGGGCGTCAGCGAGATCATCGCGGGCAGGCTTACCGACGCGATGTGGTTCGGTGATGGCGAGCGGGTCGAGCTGGGCGGGTTCATCCATCCCCGCATCGAGCCGGAGGTCGCGTTCCGGCTCGGCGAGGACGTCGACCTCGCGGGAGCCCGCTCAGGTGCCGCCGATATCGGCGATGCCGTCGACGCCGTCGCGGCCGGTATGGAGATCATCGACTCGCGGTACTCCGGATTCCGGTTCGGACTGTCCGATGTGGTCGCGGACAACACCTCGGCGGCCGGTTTCGTGCTGGGCCCGTGGTGCTCGCCGGACACCGAGGCGGGCTCCCGCGCCGTGTCGCTGAGTGTCGACGGGACGGTCACCGCGACCGGTTCGACGGCGGCGATCCTCGGACATCCGCTCAACGCGCTGCGCGCGCTCGTGCCGCTCGCCGCCAAGCGCGGTTTCACCCTGCCCGCGGGCAGCATCGTGCTGGCCGGAGCGGCAACGGCCGCGACACCGTTGACCGCGTCCGTGGTGACCGCCCGTATCGAAGGGCTCGGCGAGGTGAGCCTCACCGCCACCGGAGGCGGGACGGGAGGCGGAGATGAGTGA
- a CDS encoding RidA family protein, producing the protein MSDQPRRNQAKVVAGKAAPRGRYPHIKVAGGFAFVSGTSSRRPDNTIAGAGADELGTTTLDIRTQTAAVLENIRDVLAEVGASLADLVQVTTYLVSMNDFGGYNEVYGRFFDDSGPARTTVAVHQLPHPHLLIEIQAVALLPGGGEPR; encoded by the coding sequence ATGAGTGACCAGCCACGACGAAACCAGGCGAAGGTGGTGGCCGGTAAGGCCGCACCGCGCGGGAGGTACCCGCACATCAAGGTCGCGGGAGGATTCGCCTTCGTCTCCGGCACCAGCAGCCGCCGCCCCGACAACACCATCGCGGGAGCCGGAGCCGACGAACTGGGCACCACCACGCTGGACATCAGAACGCAGACCGCCGCCGTGCTGGAGAACATCAGGGACGTGCTCGCCGAGGTAGGCGCGAGCCTGGCCGACCTCGTCCAGGTCACCACCTACCTGGTCAGCATGAACGACTTCGGCGGATACAACGAGGTCTACGGCCGCTTCTTCGACGACAGCGGCCCCGCGAGAACGACAGTGGCCGTGCACCAGCTCCCCCACCCGCACCTGCTCATCGAGATCCAGGCCGTCGCGCTGCTGCCAGGAGGCGGCGAGCCGCGCTGA
- a CDS encoding mycofactocin-coupled SDR family oxidoreductase, translating to MTGRVHGKVAFITGAARGQGRAHAVRLAREGADIIAVDICAPIRNVPYAAATREDLDETVKQVEALDRRIVSRVVDTRDADALKAAADEGVAELGKLDIVVANAGICIAAVWDKVTPEIFRDTIDINLVGTWNTVMATAPHLVTNGGGSIILTSSAAGLKGLPFLTPYVASKHGVTGMARSFANELAVHDIRVNSLHPTGVRTPMGGGEATAAFGPAMEKNPRVGGMFANSLPIETTEPEDQANAVLFLASDESRYVTALAMTVDAGNTQY from the coding sequence ATGACCGGACGTGTTCACGGCAAGGTCGCTTTCATCACCGGGGCCGCCCGGGGCCAGGGCAGGGCGCACGCCGTTCGCTTGGCGCGGGAGGGTGCCGACATCATCGCCGTCGACATCTGCGCGCCCATTCGCAACGTGCCCTACGCCGCCGCGACCCGCGAGGACCTCGACGAGACCGTCAAGCAGGTGGAGGCACTCGACCGCAGGATCGTCTCCAGGGTCGTGGACACCAGGGACGCCGACGCGCTCAAGGCCGCGGCCGACGAGGGCGTCGCGGAGCTGGGCAAGCTGGACATCGTCGTGGCCAATGCGGGCATCTGCATCGCGGCCGTATGGGACAAGGTCACCCCGGAGATCTTCCGCGACACCATCGACATCAACCTCGTCGGCACGTGGAACACCGTCATGGCCACGGCGCCGCACCTGGTCACCAATGGCGGCGGCTCGATCATCCTGACCTCCTCGGCCGCCGGGCTGAAAGGGCTTCCGTTCCTGACGCCGTACGTGGCCAGCAAGCACGGCGTCACCGGGATGGCCCGCTCGTTCGCCAACGAACTGGCCGTGCACGACATCCGCGTGAACAGCCTTCACCCCACGGGCGTGCGCACCCCGATGGGGGGCGGGGAGGCCACGGCCGCTTTCGGTCCCGCGATGGAAAAGAATCCCAGGGTGGGCGGCATGTTCGCCAACAGTCTTCCCATCGAGACCACCGAACCCGAGGATCAGGCCAACGCGGTCCTGTTCCTGGCATCGGACGAGTCCCGCTACGTCACGGCACTGGCCATGACGGTGGACGCGGGCAACACCCAGTACTGA
- a CDS encoding fatty acid desaturase family protein, whose amino-acid sequence MTLDATDNPDIVSTTSSRTGSDYSVLARTIGDAGLLRRRPGYYVLRFALVFGAFAACWAAFAFIGDSWLQIAVAAALALLFGQIALLAHDVAHRQVFRTRRPSEITGLIVGNLAIGLSYGWWMDKHTRHHANPNHEELDPDVSPDILVWSTDQAKASSGLPSFIGRRQAALFFPLLTLEGVNLHVSSFRALRSPSLKNRGLEAALLLTHVLGYLAAVFLLLSPAKALVFIAVHQGLWGVYMGCIFAPNHKGMPTLRGERPDFLRRQVLTSRNVRGSRFVDVALGGLNYQIEHHLFPSMPTPHLRKARPIVRSYCAELGVAYHETGLLASYGEAMRHMHAVGAPLRERRARK is encoded by the coding sequence GTGACCTTGGATGCCACGGACAACCCCGACATCGTCTCGACCACCTCCTCCAGAACGGGCAGCGACTATTCCGTGCTGGCCCGAACGATCGGCGACGCCGGTCTGCTGCGGCGAAGGCCCGGCTACTACGTCCTGCGGTTCGCTCTCGTCTTCGGCGCGTTCGCCGCGTGCTGGGCCGCGTTCGCGTTCATCGGTGACTCGTGGCTACAGATCGCGGTCGCCGCGGCATTGGCCCTCCTTTTCGGACAGATCGCGCTGCTGGCTCACGACGTCGCCCACCGTCAGGTCTTCCGCACCCGGCGGCCCAGCGAGATCACCGGCCTCATCGTCGGCAACCTCGCCATCGGATTGAGCTACGGCTGGTGGATGGACAAGCACACCCGTCACCACGCCAACCCCAACCACGAGGAACTCGACCCCGACGTCTCGCCCGACATCCTGGTGTGGTCGACAGACCAGGCCAAAGCCAGTTCGGGTCTGCCGTCGTTCATCGGGCGCAGGCAGGCGGCCCTGTTCTTCCCGCTGCTCACGCTTGAGGGCGTGAACCTGCACGTGTCGAGCTTCCGCGCCCTGCGCTCACCCTCCCTCAAGAACCGCGGCCTTGAGGCGGCCCTGCTGCTGACCCATGTGCTCGGCTACCTCGCCGCGGTGTTCCTCCTGCTCTCCCCCGCGAAGGCGCTCGTGTTCATCGCCGTTCACCAGGGCCTGTGGGGTGTCTACATGGGATGCATCTTCGCGCCCAACCACAAGGGAATGCCGACGCTGCGCGGCGAGCGGCCGGACTTCCTGCGCAGGCAGGTGCTGACCTCACGCAACGTGCGTGGCAGCCGGTTCGTCGACGTCGCGCTCGGTGGGCTCAATTATCAGATCGAGCACCACCTGTTCCCCAGCATGCCCACCCCGCATCTGCGCAAGGCCAGGCCGATCGTGCGTTCCTACTGCGCCGAGCTGGGCGTGGCTTATCACGAGACCGGGCTGCTGGCCTCCTACGGCGAGGCGATGCGGCACATGCACGCGGTCGGGGCACCACTGCGGGAGCGCCGCGCGCGGAAGTGA
- a CDS encoding amidohydrolase family protein: MTVIDVHTHYVPKGWPDLATATGGGDAWPWLRLESEREAVIMVRSSEFRRIGHNAWDTRQRLRDMDADGVGIQVVSPTPLFFCYAEPASGAAAVARIFNDLALEICAPDPARFLPFCQVPLQDTDAACAEVERCAAQGHRGVEIGNHVGDRDLDDEGVVTFLQHCAQLGMPVFVHPWDMPGSPRLDRWMARWLTGMPAETHLSLLAMVLGGAFDRLPRELRLCFAHGGGSFPFWVGRMDNAWHRRPGVVATSEYPPSHYLDRFCVDSVVFGEAALRLLVDTMGAERVLLGSDYPYPLGERPAGEVVRAARFLDEERRDRILGGNAARFLAIR, translated from the coding sequence ATGACCGTCATCGACGTCCACACGCACTACGTGCCAAAAGGCTGGCCCGATCTGGCGACGGCCACCGGGGGTGGCGACGCGTGGCCGTGGCTGCGCCTCGAATCCGAACGCGAGGCCGTCATCATGGTGCGTTCCTCGGAGTTTCGCCGCATCGGCCACAACGCGTGGGACACGCGGCAGCGGCTGCGGGACATGGACGCCGACGGCGTCGGCATCCAGGTCGTCTCCCCCACCCCGCTGTTCTTCTGCTATGCCGAACCGGCGAGCGGCGCCGCCGCGGTCGCCAGGATCTTCAACGATCTCGCACTGGAGATCTGTGCGCCGGACCCGGCGCGGTTCCTGCCGTTCTGCCAGGTTCCCTTGCAGGACACCGACGCCGCCTGCGCGGAGGTGGAGCGCTGCGCGGCCCAGGGCCACCGGGGCGTGGAGATCGGCAACCACGTCGGTGACCGCGACCTCGACGACGAAGGCGTCGTCACGTTCCTCCAGCACTGCGCGCAACTCGGCATGCCGGTCTTCGTGCACCCGTGGGACATGCCCGGCTCGCCGAGGCTCGACCGCTGGATGGCGAGATGGCTGACGGGAATGCCGGCGGAGACCCACCTTTCGCTACTGGCCATGGTGCTCGGCGGCGCGTTCGACCGGCTGCCCCGTGAACTGCGGTTGTGCTTCGCGCACGGCGGCGGGTCGTTCCCGTTCTGGGTGGGCAGGATGGACAACGCCTGGCACCGCAGGCCCGGCGTCGTCGCGACCTCCGAGTACCCGCCCTCGCACTACCTCGACCGGTTCTGCGTCGACAGCGTCGTGTTCGGCGAGGCCGCGCTGCGGCTACTGGTCGACACCATGGGTGCCGAGCGTGTTCTGCTGGGTAGCGACTATCCGTATCCGCTTGGCGAGCGGCCAGCGGGAGAGGTCGTTCGCGCGGCGCGGTTCCTCGACGAGGAGCGCCGTGACCGGATACTCGGCGGCAACGCGGCCCGGTTCCTCGCCATCCGGTGA
- a CDS encoding 3-hydroxyanthranilate 3,4-dioxygenase: MPSINPVINFPKWIEANEHLLRPPVNNQQAWTETGDFIVMVVGGPNQRTDFHVDPYEEWFFQYRGTMHVDIITEEGPRSVTIGEGDMWLLPGNVPHSPQRPEAGSIGIVVERIREEGTLEKFQWYCPHCSALVHEVELQVRSIVADLPPVFGQFYEDERARTCGSCGRLHPGKG; the protein is encoded by the coding sequence ATGCCGAGCATCAACCCGGTCATCAACTTTCCGAAGTGGATCGAAGCCAACGAGCATCTGCTGCGGCCACCGGTGAACAACCAGCAGGCGTGGACGGAGACCGGTGACTTCATCGTCATGGTCGTCGGCGGCCCCAACCAGCGCACCGACTTCCACGTCGATCCCTACGAGGAATGGTTCTTCCAGTACAGGGGAACCATGCACGTCGACATCATCACCGAGGAAGGCCCGCGCAGCGTCACGATCGGCGAGGGCGACATGTGGCTGCTGCCCGGTAACGTCCCGCATTCGCCGCAACGCCCGGAAGCGGGCTCGATCGGCATCGTCGTGGAGCGCATCAGGGAGGAGGGCACGCTGGAGAAGTTCCAGTGGTACTGCCCGCATTGTTCGGCGCTCGTGCACGAGGTCGAGTTGCAGGTACGCAGCATCGTGGCCGACCTGCCACCGGTGTTCGGCCAGTTCTACGAGGACGAGCGGGCCCGCACCTGCGGTTCGTGCGGGCGGCTGCATCCAGGCAAGGGCTGA